The following coding sequences are from one Fusobacterium varium window:
- a CDS encoding ROK family protein, with the protein MSYFVGVDIGGTNVEMGILNELGEILIKKSIKTDSKKGAEDTFGRIWTAINSLITELGITKDDIKSIGMGIPGPVLNNSIVKIAANFSWGDNFPAKELMEKISGKPVKVGNDVKLIALGETLFGAGRGYKNSITIPIGTGIAAGIIINGAIVEGADGAAGEFGHVVVNKQGYKCGCGLTGCLETYCSATGIIREGKRRLAENKDNALYRRINGSIDSLEARDIFDLAKAGDKFCMDIVDWFCEYMAEGIGMLLNILNPEIIIFSGGVARAGEILLDGVKKNLAKYALGMTMENLKFAFGELNEEAGIKGAAALVMNENK; encoded by the coding sequence ATGTCATATTTTGTAGGAGTAGACATTGGTGGAACAAATGTTGAAATGGGAATATTGAATGAGTTAGGAGAGATACTAATTAAAAAAAGTATCAAAACTGATTCAAAAAAAGGAGCAGAGGATACATTTGGAAGAATATGGACAGCAATCAATAGTTTGATAACAGAATTAGGAATAACTAAAGATGATATCAAATCTATAGGAATGGGAATTCCTGGACCTGTATTAAACAATTCTATTGTAAAAATAGCTGCAAATTTTTCTTGGGGAGATAATTTTCCAGCTAAAGAATTAATGGAAAAAATTTCAGGAAAACCAGTTAAAGTTGGAAACGATGTTAAGTTAATAGCATTAGGAGAAACTTTATTTGGTGCTGGAAGAGGTTATAAAAATAGTATAACTATTCCAATAGGAACTGGAATAGCTGCTGGAATCATAATCAATGGAGCTATTGTTGAGGGAGCAGATGGAGCAGCAGGAGAATTTGGACATGTAGTTGTAAACAAACAAGGATACAAATGTGGTTGTGGATTAACTGGATGTTTAGAAACTTACTGTTCAGCAACTGGTATAATTAGAGAAGGAAAAAGAAGATTAGCAGAAAATAAAGACAATGCTCTTTATAGAAGAATAAATGGAAGCATTGACAGTTTAGAAGCTAGAGATATATTTGACTTAGCTAAAGCTGGAGATAAATTCTGTATGGATATAGTTGATTGGTTCTGTGAATATATGGCTGAAGGAATTGGAATGTTATTAAATATTTTAAACCCAGAAATCATAATATTCTCAGGAGGAGTAGCAAGAGCTGGAGAAATTCTTTTAGATGGAGTTAAGAAAAATCTTGCTAAATATGCTTTAGGAATGACAATGGAAAACTTAAAGTTTGCCTTTGGTGAACTAAATGAAGAAGCTGGAATTAAAGGAGCAGCAGCTCTTGTAATGAATGAAAATAAATAA
- a CDS encoding GntR family transcriptional regulator yields the protein MVLKNSKSPLYYQLAEIILSEIESKNLKENDKLLTEREYAKKYELSRATVRQALAYLEEKGYVYKIQGCGTFVSSKVIQQKLLKVYSFTEEMKKLGKIPESKILSLKKIVGDEKVAKELNLNSSDEIFELERLRIADREIIMYERTYMPVKKMPNLSKKELLISPLYDIIQSKYKINFNKVFERFSVLKADESVASILQVNRNSPLIKLQRWTYSGMEIIEYTISLVRGDRFEFEVELEE from the coding sequence ATGGTATTAAAAAATTCCAAAAGTCCACTTTATTACCAATTAGCTGAAATTATTTTAAGTGAAATAGAAAGTAAAAATCTAAAAGAGAATGATAAATTACTTACTGAGAGAGAATATGCAAAGAAATATGAGCTAAGCAGAGCTACTGTGAGACAGGCTCTTGCTTATCTGGAAGAAAAAGGATATGTTTATAAGATTCAGGGATGTGGAACTTTTGTTTCATCAAAAGTGATACAACAAAAGTTACTAAAAGTTTATAGTTTTACTGAAGAGATGAAAAAACTTGGCAAAATCCCTGAATCTAAAATTTTATCCTTAAAAAAAATAGTTGGGGATGAAAAAGTAGCAAAAGAGTTAAATCTCAATAGTTCAGATGAAATTTTTGAGCTTGAAAGGCTAAGAATAGCAGACAGAGAGATAATTATGTATGAGCGAACATATATGCCAGTAAAAAAAATGCCAAATCTTTCAAAAAAAGAATTGCTTATTAGTCCATTATATGATATCATTCAAAGTAAGTATAAGATAAACTTTAATAAAGTATTCGAACGTTTTTCTGTTTTAAAAGCAGATGAAAGTGTAGCTAGCATTTTACAAGTAAATAGAAACAGTCCTTTAATAAAATTGCAAAGATGGACATACAGTGGAATGGAGATTATAGAATACACAATAAGTTTGGTACGTGGAGATAGATTTGAATTTGAAGTAGAACTTGAAGAGTAA
- a CDS encoding sulfatase-like hydrolase/transferase, with protein sequence MNNNIVYILLDQVRLDMLGTYGHKIVKTPNMDAIAADGVRFNNAFTPASVCGPARTSLFTGQMPSNHELMRNSEKGGEGDPKLDNPNIISGMGDYANYLIGKWHVGKTVLPRDFGFRGHNFDGYGYPGSRVYKNMVFDQGPKQEPRYVEWLKENNFEIPEVTNSYFGENSHLRVQELCGRLSGTREATLPFFVVDEAKKAVLEAKKENKPFFIWMNFWGPHTPCVIPEPYYSMYKPEDVNLDESFYNPMNGKPLHYKDIAKMWGVWEAPEEKWKEIICKFWGYITLIDDAIGEFVKFLKEEGLYEQLFMAITADHGDAMGAHRLIEKGEFMFDTTYRIPMIVKDPCSDRKGEEDNNFVYLHDLTSTCYDVAGKEIPSFFDGESMLPILREHKNNDRKGILGQLAGHFVFFEQRMWRRDDYKIVFNATDVGELYDIKNDKGEINNLFYNPEYADIKKEMLEELYDEMVKIKDPLANWLYRIINEI encoded by the coding sequence ATGAATAATAATATAGTTTATATATTATTAGATCAAGTTAGGCTTGATATGTTAGGAACTTATGGACATAAAATTGTTAAAACTCCTAACATGGATGCAATTGCAGCAGATGGAGTAAGATTTAATAATGCTTTTACACCAGCTTCAGTTTGTGGACCAGCAAGAACATCTCTTTTCACAGGGCAAATGCCAAGTAACCACGAACTTATGAGAAATAGTGAAAAAGGTGGAGAGGGAGATCCTAAATTAGATAATCCTAATATAATTTCAGGAATGGGAGATTACGCAAATTACCTTATAGGAAAATGGCATGTTGGAAAAACAGTTCTTCCTAGAGATTTTGGATTTAGAGGACATAACTTCGATGGATATGGATATCCAGGAAGTAGAGTTTACAAAAATATGGTATTCGATCAAGGACCAAAACAAGAGCCTAGATATGTAGAATGGTTAAAAGAGAATAACTTTGAAATTCCAGAAGTTACAAATAGTTACTTTGGAGAAAATTCACATTTAAGAGTACAAGAACTTTGTGGACGTTTAAGTGGAACTAGAGAAGCTACTCTTCCCTTCTTCGTAGTAGATGAAGCTAAAAAAGCTGTTTTAGAAGCTAAAAAAGAAAATAAACCATTCTTTATATGGATGAACTTCTGGGGACCACATACTCCTTGTGTAATACCTGAACCATACTATTCAATGTATAAACCAGAAGATGTAAATCTTGATGAAAGTTTCTACAATCCAATGAATGGAAAACCACTTCACTATAAAGATATAGCTAAAATGTGGGGAGTTTGGGAAGCACCAGAAGAAAAATGGAAAGAAATTATCTGTAAATTCTGGGGATACATCACTCTTATAGATGATGCTATTGGTGAATTTGTAAAATTCCTAAAAGAAGAGGGATTATATGAACAACTATTTATGGCTATAACAGCAGATCATGGAGATGCTATGGGAGCTCATAGATTAATAGAAAAAGGGGAATTTATGTTTGATACAACATATAGAATCCCTATGATTGTAAAAGATCCTTGTTCAGATAGAAAGGGAGAAGAGGACAATAACTTTGTTTACCTTCATGATTTAACATCTACTTGTTATGATGTTGCTGGAAAAGAGATTCCTTCATTCTTTGATGGAGAGAGTATGCTACCAATTTTAAGAGAACATAAAAATAATGATAGAAAAGGAATCTTAGGACAACTAGCTGGACATTTTGTATTCTTTGAACAAAGAATGTGGAGAAGAGATGACTACAAAATAGTATTCAACGCAACAGATGTTGGAGAGCTATATGATATTAAAAATGATAAAGGGGAAATAAACAACCTATTCTATAATCCAGAATATGCAGATATTAAAAAAGAGATGCTAGAAGAGTTATATGATGAAATGGTAAAAATAAAAGATCCTCTAGCTAACTGGTTATATAGAATAATTAATGAAATTTAA
- a CDS encoding solute:sodium symporter family transporter produces MTFITFVLITALIAFVSWLKTKGEDGSAKGYFLAGRGLTATVIGFSMVLTSLSTEQLVGVNASSYASNFSIIAWTVQSVVPLCVLALYLLPKYLKGGFTTIPEFFEERYDRQTRQIMSLLFLVAYTFVMIPGALYSGAIAFTQIFDVEAMFGVSFNTALWGVVWLIGIIGGIYAVFGGLKAVAVSDTLNGFALIIGGAMIPFFALKYLGDGSMAKGVEIVTTTHIEKLTAWGAAADPVPWTTIFTGILIVNFFYWTTNQAIIQRSLAAKSLAEGQKGILYAAIFLLFLPVMLNVPGLVSFHIFGDSLKNIDLAYPTLVSKVLPKPLLGFFTACLFGAILSTFNSFINSAATLFCYDIYRPMLKKDISDEDLIKVAKIAGTIIAIISMIIAPLLQYGTGGLFLLLKRFAGFFNIPIVALVAVGFLNRTISGKAARATVLLHVILYYSLVWIFKVKVNFVHVMGSLFVFDIIVMFILGSIFKRETLYVPSNRNKSNVDLTSWKYAREVSALLIIGLCYLYAILSPWGLAGGNGLGKITMIFAVLTVVILGIITFTKKKDNNATIQVEATK; encoded by the coding sequence ATGACATTTATTACATTCGTTTTAATAACAGCACTAATAGCATTTGTTTCATGGTTAAAAACTAAAGGGGAAGATGGAAGTGCTAAAGGATACTTCCTAGCAGGAAGAGGACTTACAGCAACAGTAATTGGGTTTTCAATGGTATTAACAAGTCTTTCAACAGAACAACTTGTAGGGGTTAACGCTTCATCATATGCAAGTAACTTTTCAATTATAGCTTGGACAGTTCAATCAGTTGTGCCTCTATGTGTACTTGCTCTATATCTACTTCCAAAATATTTAAAAGGTGGATTTACAACAATACCAGAATTTTTCGAAGAAAGATATGATAGACAAACAAGACAAATAATGTCACTATTATTCTTAGTAGCTTATACATTTGTAATGATTCCAGGAGCTCTATATTCAGGAGCTATTGCATTTACTCAAATATTTGACGTAGAAGCAATGTTTGGTGTTAGCTTCAATACAGCACTATGGGGAGTTGTATGGTTAATAGGAATCATCGGTGGAATATATGCAGTATTTGGAGGATTAAAAGCAGTTGCAGTTTCAGATACATTAAATGGGTTTGCTCTAATAATTGGAGGGGCTATGATTCCTTTCTTTGCTTTAAAATACTTAGGTGATGGAAGTATGGCTAAAGGAGTTGAAATAGTAACTACAACTCATATTGAAAAATTAACAGCTTGGGGAGCAGCAGCAGATCCTGTACCTTGGACAACAATATTCACAGGAATCTTAATAGTAAACTTCTTCTATTGGACAACAAACCAAGCAATTATTCAAAGATCATTAGCAGCAAAAAGCTTAGCTGAAGGACAAAAAGGAATTTTATATGCAGCAATATTCCTATTATTCCTACCAGTAATGTTAAATGTTCCTGGATTAGTTTCATTCCATATTTTTGGAGATTCACTAAAAAATATTGACTTAGCTTATCCAACATTAGTTTCAAAAGTATTACCTAAGCCATTATTAGGATTCTTTACAGCTTGCTTATTTGGAGCTATTTTAAGTACATTTAACTCATTTATAAACAGTGCTGCAACACTATTCTGCTATGATATTTATAGACCTATGTTAAAGAAAGATATCTCTGATGAGGATCTAATAAAAGTAGCTAAAATAGCTGGAACAATCATTGCAATTATCTCTATGATTATAGCTCCATTATTACAATATGGAACTGGAGGATTATTCCTACTATTAAAGAGATTCGCAGGATTCTTTAATATCCCAATAGTTGCACTTGTAGCAGTAGGATTCTTAAATAGAACTATTTCAGGAAAAGCAGCTAGAGCAACAGTATTGTTACACGTTATTCTTTACTACTCATTAGTATGGATATTCAAAGTAAAAGTAAACTTTGTACATGTAATGGGAAGCTTATTTGTATTTGATATAATAGTAATGTTTATCTTAGGAAGTATATTTAAAAGAGAAACTCTATATGTCCCTTCAAATAGGAATAAATCAAATGTAGATTTAACAAGTTGGAAATATGCAAGAGAAGTATCAGCACTATTAATTATTGGATTATGCTACCTATATGCAATACTTTCTCCATGGGGACTTGCAGGAGGAAATGGATTAGGAAAAATCACTATGATATTTGCTGTATTAACAGTGGTGATTTTAGGAATTATTACATTTACTAAAAAGAAAGACAACAATGCAACTATTCAAGTAGAGGCAACAAAATAA
- a CDS encoding GntR family transcriptional regulator, with the protein MFVINKESETPLYQQLVYSLKKCIKDGILKKDDKIPAESEFCAKYNLSRTTVRQALKILEKEGYIYKIRGKGSYISSPKIYQDRSGFSKFYDDVKNLGKIPASKILSVKVKKPNEVVREKMNLSEDDLIFKLVWVRYGNDEALIYETIYLNYSLIKGIENLNLKTKKLYDVLNEEFGIKITHGKEMFYPCKLNTTEAKYLELAEGDLGMKVERTTFQGDKVLEYTKSTVRGDKFIYMTTFSGNNHY; encoded by the coding sequence ATGTTTGTAATTAATAAGGAAAGTGAAACACCTTTATATCAACAATTAGTTTACAGTTTAAAAAAATGTATAAAAGATGGAATTTTAAAAAAAGATGACAAAATTCCAGCAGAGTCGGAATTTTGTGCAAAGTATAATTTAAGTAGAACAACAGTTAGACAAGCACTTAAAATATTAGAAAAAGAAGGTTATATTTATAAAATAAGAGGAAAAGGAAGCTATATATCTTCACCTAAGATATATCAAGATAGGTCAGGATTTAGTAAGTTTTATGATGATGTAAAAAATTTAGGTAAGATACCTGCTTCAAAGATTTTATCAGTAAAAGTTAAAAAACCAAATGAAGTTGTAAGAGAAAAGATGAATCTTTCAGAAGATGATCTTATTTTTAAACTTGTTTGGGTAAGATATGGGAATGACGAGGCTCTTATTTATGAAACTATATATTTAAATTATTCATTAATAAAGGGTATAGAAAATCTTAATTTAAAAACTAAAAAATTATATGATGTACTCAATGAAGAGTTTGGAATTAAGATAACTCATGGAAAAGAGATGTTTTATCCATGTAAGTTAAATACTACTGAAGCTAAATACCTTGAATTAGCAGAGGGAGATTTAGGAATGAAAGTAGAAAGGACTACATTTCAGGGAGATAAAGTATTAGAGTATACTAAATCTACTGTAAGAGGGGATAAATTTATTTATATGACAACTTTTTCGGGGAATAATCACTATTAA
- a CDS encoding anaerobic sulfatase maturase: MRNLNLLIKPASSSCNLRCKYCFYYDVADNREVKNFGIMNDETLENMVKRVFEDVEYSANFAFQGGEPTVAGIEYFKKFHEFVEKYNVNKIQVNFSLQTNGTLLDKKWMELFKKYNYLIGVSLDGNKNIHDTFRIDANGEGTFSRVLKATKMLTKAGVGFNILCVVNKLIAQNGKLIYNFFKNNGFRYYQFIPCLDAFNCSKEEDYTLTAEDYGKFLDETFNLWADDILSGKRISVRHFDNYTKIILGEAPEACDMVGHCNMNAVLESDGSMYPCDFYVLDEYKVGNVNESSFVELFKSEKEQEFLNSSLKVNDKCKTCDYFKICRGGCRRHKDLMADGTYENRFCQSYKYFFERNINRMVEVARYILKVRSENR, encoded by the coding sequence ATGAGAAACTTAAATTTATTGATAAAACCAGCATCAAGTAGTTGTAATCTGCGTTGTAAATACTGTTTCTATTATGATGTTGCAGATAATAGAGAAGTAAAAAACTTTGGAATAATGAATGATGAAACTTTGGAAAATATGGTGAAAAGAGTTTTTGAAGATGTAGAATACTCAGCAAATTTTGCCTTTCAAGGTGGAGAACCTACTGTAGCAGGGATAGAGTATTTTAAAAAATTCCATGAATTTGTAGAAAAATATAATGTGAATAAGATACAAGTTAATTTTTCTCTACAAACAAATGGAACTTTATTAGATAAGAAATGGATGGAGCTTTTTAAGAAATATAACTATTTAATAGGTGTTTCTCTTGATGGAAATAAAAATATCCATGATACTTTTAGAATTGATGCCAATGGAGAGGGAACATTTTCAAGAGTGTTAAAAGCTACAAAGATGCTTACAAAAGCAGGAGTAGGGTTTAATATTTTGTGTGTAGTAAATAAATTAATAGCACAAAATGGAAAGCTTATATATAACTTCTTTAAAAATAATGGATTTAGATATTATCAATTTATTCCATGTTTAGATGCTTTTAATTGTTCTAAAGAAGAGGATTACACTCTTACAGCAGAGGACTATGGAAAATTTTTAGATGAAACATTTAATCTTTGGGCTGACGATATTTTATCTGGAAAGAGAATTAGTGTAAGACATTTTGATAATTATACTAAGATAATTTTAGGTGAAGCACCAGAAGCTTGTGATATGGTTGGACATTGTAATATGAATGCTGTATTAGAATCTGATGGTAGCATGTATCCTTGTGACTTCTATGTTTTAGATGAATATAAAGTAGGAAATGTAAATGAAAGTAGTTTTGTAGAACTTTTTAAAAGTGAAAAAGAGCAGGAGTTCTTAAACTCTTCTTTAAAAGTAAATGATAAATGTAAGACATGTGATTATTTTAAAATATGTCGTGGTGGTTGTAGAAGGCATAAAGATTTAATGGCAGATGGAACATATGAAAATAGATTTTGCCAAAGTTATAAATACTTCTTTGAAAGAAATATAAATAGAATGGTAGAAGTAGCAAGATATATTTTAAAAGTAAGAAGTGAAAATAGATAA
- a CDS encoding YihY family inner membrane protein, with translation MSNIISGVKRALQNYKRANSALWVTSLCFYTLLSLVPIFAILFSLGNWLGVAENLIKQLNKYSPLNEEMINFLITFSENLLENARSGVLAGIGFLFLGWTLITMFSIIEKAFNDIWQVSKTRMILRKITDYVACFLLFPLLILTVNGSMIILGKKLEGIYDISPYLIQLVPILTLLLFFTALYMLIPNTNVRFIPAFFSAIFVTLFFAGFQHLFILLQVMIITYNKIYGSFSGIFIFFFWLKIMWFFVILGAHLSYFLQNKELKLDSFNVRDMSFKSKECATLMIIYELIKRYRDDLHPATVLEIAEEYNLSYNLVLYILEIFEDNGIVAEVINEKSRYDRSYVIVNNIDRINFQRIFSALENYGENIDLIINNRNKIFFEIVENKNYEVILKDINIDEVK, from the coding sequence ATGTCTAATATTATTTCTGGAGTAAAAAGAGCTTTGCAAAATTATAAGAGGGCAAACTCTGCTTTATGGGTAACCTCTCTTTGCTTTTATACTTTGCTATCTCTAGTCCCTATTTTTGCAATTTTATTTAGTTTGGGAAACTGGTTGGGAGTTGCAGAAAATCTAATTAAACAGTTAAATAAATATTCACCATTAAATGAGGAGATGATAAATTTTCTTATTACTTTCTCTGAAAATCTATTAGAAAATGCAAGAAGTGGAGTTTTAGCAGGGATAGGTTTTTTATTTTTAGGTTGGACATTGATAACAATGTTTTCAATAATAGAGAAAGCATTTAACGATATATGGCAGGTATCTAAAACAAGAATGATATTGAGAAAGATAACTGACTATGTAGCTTGTTTTTTATTGTTTCCACTATTAATTTTAACTGTTAATGGAAGTATGATAATTTTAGGGAAAAAGCTAGAGGGAATATATGATATATCGCCATATCTTATTCAATTAGTGCCTATTTTAACATTGCTACTATTTTTTACAGCATTATATATGTTGATTCCTAATACAAATGTAAGATTTATCCCAGCATTTTTTTCAGCTATATTTGTTACACTTTTTTTTGCAGGGTTTCAACATCTTTTTATCTTATTACAAGTTATGATTATAACTTATAATAAGATATATGGAAGTTTTTCAGGGATATTTATATTCTTCTTTTGGCTTAAAATTATGTGGTTCTTTGTAATTTTAGGAGCTCATTTGTCATATTTTCTTCAAAATAAAGAGTTAAAATTAGATAGTTTCAATGTGAGGGATATGAGTTTTAAATCAAAAGAGTGTGCTACTTTGATGATAATATATGAATTGATAAAAAGGTATAGAGATGATCTGCACCCAGCAACAGTATTGGAGATAGCTGAGGAATATAATTTATCATATAATTTGGTATTATATATTCTTGAAATTTTTGAAGATAATGGAATAGTGGCTGAAGTTATAAATGAGAAGAGTAGATATGATAGAAGCTATGTTATTGTTAACAATATAGATAGAATAAATTTTCAAAGAATCTTTTCAGCTTTAGAAAATTATGGTGAAAATATAGATTTGATTATAAATAATAGGAATAAAATATTTTTTGAAATTGTTGAGAATAAGAATTATGAAGTGATTTTAAAGGATATTAACATTGATGAAGTTAAATAA
- the htpX gene encoding zinc metalloprotease HtpX — MKTLKTFFLMGIMTFILMIIGNAVGGRQGMLMALIMAGMMNFISYWFSDKIVLSMYGAQPVAENTHLYQLVSRLANEADIPMPKVYIINEAQPNAFATGRNPSHAAVAVTRGLMDIVDDNELSGVIGHELGHVHNRDILISTVAATMAGAITFLANMARWAAIFGGGRRDDDRDGANPLALILVAVLAPIAAMLVQMAISRTREYKADEFGARVSGNPLYLANALRKLESYSRRIPMPNASPATENMFIVSPLAGNKLANLFSTHPATADRIKKLEEMSF, encoded by the coding sequence GTGAAAACTTTAAAAACTTTTTTCTTAATGGGAATAATGACTTTTATTCTTATGATTATAGGTAATGCTGTTGGTGGACGTCAAGGAATGTTGATGGCACTTATAATGGCAGGAATGATGAACTTTATATCTTATTGGTTTAGTGATAAGATTGTTTTATCTATGTATGGAGCTCAACCTGTGGCAGAAAATACACATCTTTATCAGTTAGTAAGTAGATTAGCTAATGAAGCTGATATTCCTATGCCAAAAGTTTATATTATTAATGAAGCTCAACCAAATGCCTTTGCTACTGGAAGAAATCCTAGCCATGCAGCAGTTGCAGTTACAAGAGGGCTTATGGATATAGTTGATGATAACGAGCTTTCAGGAGTAATAGGACATGAGTTAGGACATGTACACAATAGAGATATATTGATTAGTACAGTTGCAGCTACAATGGCAGGAGCTATCACATTTTTAGCAAATATGGCTAGATGGGCAGCTATATTTGGTGGTGGAAGACGAGATGATGATAGAGATGGAGCAAACCCTTTAGCATTGATATTAGTAGCAGTTTTAGCACCTATTGCTGCAATGCTTGTACAAATGGCAATCTCAAGAACAAGAGAGTATAAAGCTGATGAGTTTGGAGCTAGAGTTAGTGGAAACCCTCTATATTTAGCAAATGCTTTAAGAAAACTTGAAAGTTATAGTAGAAGAATTCCTATGCCAAATGCTTCACCAGCAACAGAAAACATGTTTATAGTAAGTCCATTAGCAGGAAATAAGTTAGCTAACTTATTTAGTACACACCCTGCTACTGCTGATAGAATAAAAAAATTAGAAGAGATGTCTTTTTAG
- a CDS encoding Ppx/GppA family phosphatase, producing MYQGKNIKGIIDIGTNSCRLFIAELENTSEGKKIKRELVKDVEIVKLGEGVNKTHNLNPNAIKRTLDCLKKYKEKASSYGVENIRAFATSAVRDAENRDIFLQEVSKLGIKIECISGKTEATLNFLGNSLVFKDRILVVDIGGGSTEFTLGKDKSIDFIQSINIGAVRATEKFFSDNDYSEEKLEKCKAWIRKNLEILKNIKDRDFKLIGVAGTATTQISVRDKMEIYDSSKVHMATLTLDELKENLSLFLSKNFEERKNIIGLEEKRADVIIAGTLILLTILEELNQDKIIISESDNLSGAITREEETMSERLEWIMEAYESFRKSSGRRLIAGNIFDYFMQDFRGEMADAYDIATKEEIKEDIKTLADIIYQEEDKHKREFLVEILVNLVKMLG from the coding sequence ATGTATCAAGGTAAAAATATTAAAGGTATAATTGATATTGGAACAAACTCTTGTAGACTTTTCATTGCTGAATTAGAAAATACCAGTGAGGGAAAGAAAATAAAGAGGGAATTAGTAAAAGATGTTGAGATTGTAAAATTAGGAGAGGGAGTTAATAAAACTCATAATCTAAATCCTAATGCTATAAAAAGAACTTTAGATTGTTTAAAAAAATATAAAGAGAAAGCCTCTTCTTATGGTGTAGAAAATATTAGAGCTTTTGCCACTTCAGCTGTAAGAGATGCTGAAAATAGAGATATATTTTTACAAGAAGTTTCAAAGCTTGGGATAAAAATAGAGTGTATCTCTGGAAAAACTGAAGCTACTCTAAATTTTTTAGGAAACTCTCTTGTATTTAAAGATAGAATTTTAGTTGTTGATATTGGTGGTGGAAGTACAGAGTTTACCTTAGGAAAAGATAAATCTATTGATTTTATTCAAAGTATCAATATTGGAGCTGTAAGAGCAACAGAAAAATTCTTTAGCGACAATGATTATTCAGAGGAAAAGCTAGAAAAATGTAAAGCTTGGATAAGAAAAAATCTTGAAATTTTAAAAAATATAAAAGATAGAGATTTTAAGTTAATTGGAGTGGCTGGAACTGCTACTACTCAAATATCTGTTAGAGATAAAATGGAAATATATGATAGTAGCAAAGTACATATGGCAACTTTAACTTTAGATGAACTTAAAGAAAACCTATCACTTTTTCTTTCAAAGAATTTTGAAGAGAGAAAAAACATTATTGGTTTAGAAGAGAAAAGAGCTGATGTTATTATTGCTGGTACACTAATTTTACTTACAATTTTAGAAGAATTAAATCAAGATAAAATAATTATATCTGAATCAGACAATCTTAGTGGAGCTATAACAAGGGAGGAAGAAACAATGAGCGAAAGGTTAGAATGGATAATGGAGGCTTATGAAAGCTTTAGAAAATCTTCTGGTAGAAGATTGATAGCTGGAAATATATTTGACTATTTTATGCAAGACTTTAGAGGAGAAATGGCTGATGCTTATGATATAGCTACTAAAGAGGAGATCAAAGAAGATATTAAAACTTTAGCTGATATTATTTATCAAGAGGAAGATAAGCATAAAAGAGAATTTTTAGTAGAAATTTTAGTTAATTTAGTTAAAATGTTAGGATAA